One genomic region from Pelorhabdus rhamnosifermentans encodes:
- a CDS encoding MotA/TolQ/ExbB proton channel family protein: MQNLFTIFEKGGIVMIPLLICSIFVITIGLERFWFYRKAQTPVTSLLNKLTPLFAVGKWQEAETICHNETGVVAKVIATGLTYFIVTHHVDGLTNSLEGAATHWSSLLRNRLNYLDMIVTLSPLLGLLGTVTGMINTFSVLTIQAGQPSAITGGIGEALIATATGLCIAIVALVIHSIFAQWLDNIITDIEQVSTLLVDQATRMENNETA, translated from the coding sequence ATGCAAAATTTATTTACAATTTTTGAAAAAGGCGGCATCGTCATGATACCGCTTCTAATTTGCTCCATTTTCGTGATAACCATTGGGCTAGAGCGTTTTTGGTTTTACCGTAAAGCACAGACCCCTGTTACTTCACTCTTAAACAAACTAACACCGCTGTTTGCTGTCGGAAAGTGGCAGGAAGCAGAAACAATCTGTCATAATGAAACAGGAGTCGTGGCAAAAGTCATCGCCACAGGTCTTACTTATTTCATTGTAACACATCATGTCGACGGACTGACAAATTCTTTAGAAGGTGCAGCAACTCACTGGTCTTCTCTGCTCAGGAACCGACTGAATTATCTCGATATGATTGTTACCTTATCACCTCTACTTGGACTACTTGGGACAGTAACAGGGATGATTAATACCTTCAGCGTTCTTACCATTCAAGCAGGCCAGCCCTCTGCTATTACCGGCGGAATCGGCGAGGCCTTAATAGCCACCGCAACAGGTCTCTGTATTGCCATCGTCGCTTTAGTTATCCACAGTATTTTTGCCCAATGGCTGGACAACATTATTACGGATATCGAACAAGTCTCAACACTGCTTGTCGATCAGGCAACAAGGATGGAAAATAATGAAACTGCGTAA
- a CDS encoding DEAD/DEAH box helicase, translating to MSSFLKLGCTEVVQQVLVKQGIIDPTEIQQQAIPLVAAGQDVIGQAPTGTGKTLAYVLPLLQKLQQGKLPNEVIIIAPTYELAAQIHGVASTLIKAAALSITTALIVGSGNIARQMDKLKSKPQLIVGSSGRIVELIKKKKIHAPSMRTLVIDEADRLFSDEQLTSVKELVKSTLKDRQILCFSATFSVKTLNIAKEIMQNPVVVRTTTRPTIPSSVKHFYFIAERRDKFEILRKLIGLIQPQQALVFVNSGESMADVTAKLCYHGFKAAGLHGGNGKQDRKQTVQDVLKGKTNILVASDIAARGLDFPDLTHVFQLDFPETPHAYLHRAGRTGRAGKVGVVISIVTAREVVELHKAASALSVSFTEKKLLKGKIVDLH from the coding sequence ATGAGTAGTTTTTTAAAGCTTGGTTGTACCGAAGTGGTGCAACAAGTGTTGGTAAAACAGGGGATTATAGATCCTACTGAGATTCAGCAGCAAGCAATTCCCCTCGTTGCTGCGGGGCAAGATGTGATCGGACAGGCTCCAACAGGTACGGGGAAAACGCTGGCTTATGTGTTGCCCTTACTTCAAAAATTGCAGCAGGGGAAGTTACCCAATGAAGTCATTATTATCGCACCAACCTATGAATTGGCAGCACAGATTCATGGTGTAGCAAGCACTCTGATTAAAGCAGCAGCATTATCGATTACAACGGCTTTAATTGTTGGTAGTGGTAATATAGCTAGGCAGATGGACAAGCTGAAAAGTAAGCCGCAGCTGATTGTTGGTTCAAGTGGACGAATTGTCGAATTGATTAAAAAGAAAAAAATTCATGCTCCAAGTATGCGAACTCTTGTCATAGATGAAGCCGATCGGTTATTCAGTGACGAGCAGCTGACGAGTGTGAAGGAACTTGTTAAAAGTACATTGAAAGATCGACAGATTCTTTGCTTTTCGGCAACGTTTTCAGTTAAAACGTTAAATATTGCCAAGGAAATAATGCAAAATCCCGTCGTTGTTCGGACAACGACGCGTCCTACCATTCCTTCGTCTGTTAAGCATTTCTATTTTATTGCTGAACGAAGAGATAAATTTGAAATTTTAAGAAAGTTAATTGGACTTATTCAGCCGCAGCAGGCCCTGGTATTTGTTAATTCCGGTGAGTCCATGGCTGATGTGACAGCCAAGCTTTGTTATCATGGTTTTAAAGCGGCGGGACTGCATGGTGGAAATGGTAAACAAGATCGTAAACAAACGGTACAAGATGTTCTCAAAGGAAAAACGAATATTTTAGTTGCCTCTGATATTGCAGCGCGTGGTCTTGATTTTCCTGATCTGACCCATGTGTTTCAGCTGGATTTTCCCGAAACGCCTCATGCCTATTTGCATCGGGCAGGACGTACAGGGCGGGCAGGAAAAGTCGGTGTTGTTATTTCTATTGTGACAGCAAGAGAAGTGGTGGAATTACATAAGGCAGCAAGTGCTTTATCTGTGTCATTTACAGAAAAGAAATTGTTGAAAGGCAAAATAGTAGATTTACATTGA
- a CDS encoding CoA-binding protein, with protein MDKAEEMLQAKTWAVVGATDNQSKFGYKIFKFMVDRGFDVYPVNPGINEVYGKICYESLSALPVKVDAVDVVVAPRIGERIMKDCSELGIRNVWLQPGADAASVVQVAKELNLTVVTDCIMVRGRV; from the coding sequence ATGGATAAGGCGGAAGAAATGCTGCAGGCTAAAACATGGGCTGTTGTAGGGGCTACCGATAATCAGTCTAAATTCGGTTATAAGATTTTTAAATTTATGGTTGATCGAGGGTTTGATGTTTATCCCGTAAATCCTGGTATTAATGAAGTCTATGGGAAGATTTGTTATGAATCACTTTCAGCTCTTCCTGTCAAGGTCGATGCTGTTGACGTTGTCGTTGCGCCGCGAATCGGAGAACGGATTATGAAGGATTGCAGTGAATTAGGTATTCGCAATGTCTGGCTGCAACCTGGGGCTGATGCAGCTTCTGTGGTGCAAGTTGCGAAAGAATTGAACCTCACTGTTGTAACGGATTGTATTATGGTTCGTGGTAGAGTATGA
- a CDS encoding zinc ribbon domain-containing protein, giving the protein MTTPIIAVQYCPFCGEKLTISDVFRFCPYCGKKIHEKKHKDKHKVKQRKLAKQEISVAMPDLSFNLQVPEATAALLPVADENCTLVLKYCPNKEELFCKLTGLLQRERFAVRLAVDMTPAILMYKSHWVDVLPVMKACQSVGALFSVVRGEVVSHDTFPDSLLRELAESEQDLIKKSPPALWLGETFYCVVGQVESKAKRGVLILSSHYLYFVFNDSQHITYEMTPLDQMVRIECAPRKEFTILVVQRQGQEDEDLYATAAQQQKITALQQVLQTAATARTEQQAVL; this is encoded by the coding sequence ATGACAACACCAATCATTGCTGTTCAATATTGCCCCTTTTGTGGTGAAAAGTTAACGATTTCTGATGTGTTTCGATTTTGTCCCTATTGTGGTAAAAAGATTCATGAAAAAAAGCACAAAGATAAGCATAAGGTAAAACAACGAAAACTTGCTAAACAAGAAATCAGCGTTGCTATGCCGGATCTTTCATTTAATCTTCAAGTACCGGAAGCTACGGCAGCATTGTTGCCTGTGGCGGATGAAAATTGTACGCTTGTTTTAAAATATTGTCCAAATAAAGAAGAATTGTTTTGTAAGCTTACAGGTTTACTTCAGCGGGAACGTTTCGCTGTTCGGTTGGCCGTCGATATGACACCGGCTATTTTGATGTATAAGAGTCATTGGGTAGATGTATTGCCTGTCATGAAGGCGTGTCAGTCAGTCGGTGCCTTATTTTCGGTTGTTCGTGGTGAAGTCGTTTCTCATGATACATTCCCTGACTCACTGTTGCGTGAGCTAGCTGAAAGTGAGCAAGATCTCATAAAAAAAAGTCCCCCAGCCTTATGGCTGGGAGAGACATTTTATTGTGTTGTCGGTCAGGTTGAATCGAAGGCTAAACGCGGTGTTCTGATATTGTCCAGCCATTACTTGTATTTTGTTTTCAATGACAGTCAGCATATAACATATGAAATGACTCCGCTCGATCAGATGGTTCGTATTGAATGTGCCCCGCGCAAAGAATTTACCATTTTAGTAGTTCAGCGGCAAGGACAAGAGGACGAAGATCTTTATGCTACAGCTGCTCAGCAACAGAAAATTACTGCGTTACAGCAAGTGTTGCAAACAGCTGCTACAGCGCGGACTGAGCAGCAGGCAGTACTGTAG
- a CDS encoding cupin domain-containing protein, with the protein MSQSFLKNIEFGQVLPFAQLVEYQQGRVVSLTLVQKDFLSMTLFAFSKGESISTHSSPGDAFVYILDGQADITIGTDSHTVKTGEALVMPSNTPHGLTATENFKMLLIVVFQ; encoded by the coding sequence ATGAGTCAATCCTTTTTAAAGAATATTGAATTTGGACAAGTTTTACCATTTGCCCAGCTTGTTGAATATCAGCAAGGCCGAGTAGTTAGTCTCACCTTAGTCCAGAAAGATTTTCTTTCCATGACGCTATTTGCTTTTTCAAAAGGAGAAAGCATTAGTACCCATTCTTCACCTGGCGATGCCTTCGTCTACATTCTGGATGGTCAAGCAGATATTACGATTGGTACGGACAGCCATACTGTAAAAACAGGCGAAGCCCTCGTCATGCCTTCAAACACACCGCACGGTCTAACTGCTACAGAAAATTTCAAAATGCTGCTCATTGTTGTCTTTCAGTAA
- a CDS encoding ExbD/TolR family protein, with translation MKLRNLRLEHQPRIMIIPMIDIIFFLLVFFMMSTLYMHDQQSIAINLPSAATATKETVDQPLTLLMTADNKLLFNNQEIPPGALSATISMALTNHPNAPFILKADRQIEYGKVITLLDNLKQLGVKKISFATEVK, from the coding sequence ATGAAACTGCGTAATTTGCGTCTAGAACATCAACCACGGATTATGATTATTCCTATGATTGATATTATCTTCTTTTTACTCGTCTTTTTCATGATGAGTACCTTATATATGCATGATCAACAAAGCATTGCGATTAATCTACCTTCTGCGGCCACAGCAACGAAAGAAACAGTGGATCAACCATTGACACTTCTTATGACTGCCGACAATAAATTATTGTTCAACAATCAGGAAATTCCCCCTGGAGCGCTCTCTGCAACAATCAGTATGGCCCTGACAAACCATCCTAATGCTCCCTTCATTTTAAAAGCAGACCGTCAGATTGAATACGGCAAGGTCATTACTCTTCTCGACAACCTAAAGCAATTGGGTGTCAAAAAAATATCTTTTGCCACAGAGGTCAAATAA
- a CDS encoding bile acid:sodium symporter family protein encodes MELLEKISKTITKLFPLWVVIIALIAFFAPDPFKPFSSTIPYFLGIIMLGMGLTMSIDDFKLVLSRPKDVLCGVGLRYFIMPLVGYTVAKLLDLPPSLAAGLILVGCCPSGTASNVMTFLAKGDTALSVTVSSINTILAPLLTPYIFLLLAGTLLPINAEALLIDILKIVLLPIALGIGLRTIASGFVDSIMKIVPVVSVVAIIFVISVVVALNAAKLATVAGLVFLAVALHNAFGLLLGYGASRTIGLGQQQARAIAFEIGMENSGLAVALALVHLDPIAAIPGAIFSVWHNLTGSTLAGFWSSRSQKG; translated from the coding sequence ATGGAATTATTAGAAAAAATATCCAAAACAATCACCAAATTATTTCCCCTTTGGGTCGTAATTATTGCGCTCATTGCCTTTTTTGCCCCTGATCCTTTCAAACCGTTTTCATCAACCATTCCTTATTTTTTAGGTATTATTATGCTTGGTATGGGCCTTACCATGTCCATTGACGACTTCAAACTCGTACTTTCGCGTCCCAAAGATGTACTATGCGGCGTAGGCCTTCGCTATTTCATTATGCCTTTGGTAGGGTACACTGTAGCGAAACTACTAGACTTACCACCCTCACTGGCAGCCGGGCTCATTCTTGTTGGATGTTGCCCCAGTGGAACAGCCTCAAATGTCATGACCTTCCTTGCCAAAGGCGACACAGCCTTATCTGTTACCGTTTCCAGTATCAATACCATACTGGCCCCGCTACTCACGCCCTACATTTTTTTACTTCTCGCTGGTACGCTACTACCAATTAATGCCGAAGCCTTGCTCATTGATATATTAAAGATCGTGCTACTGCCCATTGCCCTTGGCATTGGACTGCGCACAATTGCCTCAGGATTTGTTGACAGTATCATGAAAATTGTCCCTGTTGTATCCGTTGTGGCAATTATTTTCGTCATCTCCGTCGTTGTTGCACTGAACGCCGCCAAATTAGCCACAGTAGCCGGTCTGGTCTTTTTAGCTGTAGCCCTTCATAATGCCTTTGGTTTACTTCTTGGCTATGGCGCATCACGCACAATTGGACTAGGACAACAACAAGCACGCGCCATTGCTTTTGAAATTGGCATGGAAAATTCCGGTCTCGCCGTAGCCTTGGCTTTAGTTCATCTCGATCCAATTGCCGCCATTCCTGGTGCAATTTTTAGTGTCTGGCACAATCTGACTGGATCGACTCTCGCTGGTTTCTGGAGTTCCCGCTCACAAAAAGGCTAA
- a CDS encoding pyruvate kinase has protein sequence MDLYETLYELRNEVFHEGMTLFSRWKPSIYRKSFLLSALNLSFYLALRCRDLRTLQKALLPFGLSSLGKSEAQALASLDAVLASLGRICNKPQAELMDYPNERTFFRGDKILTRNTRRLLGSPDSRRHVGIMVTLPTEAAANYSLIKKLMKSGMDAARINCAHDTAAQWEKMIAHIRQAEQATGKHCKIFMDLAGPKVRIAELLALAPETKLFTGDEFFLASGKITDYPTEYRGSIIITCNIPEIFTHLQPRDPLLIDDGKIEAKVSALTKQGAYIKITHAGPNGNKIKVQKSLNFPQTPFDLSPLTPKDLKDLNFIATHADAICYSFVKTAHDIELLQNELFQRVGNFYRTISLVAKIETSQAMENLPEIIVQAASKQPLGIMIARGDLAVEVGYRRLSELQEEILWICEAAHVPVIWSTQVLENLIKNGTPSRAEITDAAMGERAECVMLNKGPFIVQAVEILADILERMQHHQYKKAPQLRALNIAMNAAATLHTPKNG, from the coding sequence GTGGATTTATACGAGACATTATATGAATTGCGCAACGAAGTATTTCATGAAGGAATGACACTCTTTTCCCGTTGGAAACCCTCCATTTACCGTAAATCCTTTTTACTTAGCGCACTCAATTTATCGTTTTATTTAGCGCTTCGCTGTCGGGATTTAAGGACGCTACAAAAAGCATTGCTTCCATTCGGACTTTCCTCACTCGGCAAAAGCGAAGCCCAGGCCTTAGCCAGCCTTGATGCAGTCCTTGCTTCACTTGGACGTATTTGCAATAAGCCTCAGGCAGAACTGATGGACTATCCAAATGAACGAACTTTCTTTCGCGGCGATAAAATTCTGACACGCAACACCAGGAGGCTTCTTGGCAGTCCTGATTCTCGCCGTCACGTGGGAATCATGGTGACACTCCCCACAGAAGCAGCAGCAAATTATTCCCTCATTAAAAAACTCATGAAGAGCGGAATGGATGCGGCACGCATTAATTGCGCCCATGACACTGCAGCGCAATGGGAAAAAATGATTGCCCATATCCGTCAAGCTGAACAAGCAACAGGCAAACATTGCAAAATTTTTATGGATCTTGCCGGACCAAAAGTACGCATTGCTGAGCTTCTTGCCCTTGCACCCGAAACCAAGCTATTTACAGGCGATGAATTCTTTCTCGCTTCAGGTAAAATCACCGATTACCCTACAGAATATCGCGGTTCCATCATTATTACGTGTAATATTCCCGAAATTTTCACCCACTTACAGCCCCGGGATCCCCTCTTAATTGACGATGGAAAAATTGAAGCCAAAGTAAGCGCCCTGACCAAACAAGGCGCTTACATAAAAATAACCCATGCCGGGCCAAATGGAAATAAAATCAAAGTCCAAAAAAGCCTTAATTTCCCTCAGACTCCATTCGATTTATCGCCACTAACACCCAAAGATCTAAAAGATCTTAACTTTATTGCCACTCATGCTGACGCTATTTGTTACTCTTTTGTTAAAACAGCCCATGATATTGAGCTCTTGCAAAATGAATTATTTCAACGAGTCGGAAATTTTTACCGTACCATTTCCCTTGTGGCCAAAATTGAAACAAGTCAAGCCATGGAAAACTTGCCTGAAATCATTGTACAAGCGGCTTCCAAGCAGCCCCTTGGCATCATGATTGCCCGTGGCGACTTAGCTGTTGAAGTGGGCTATCGCCGCTTATCAGAGTTGCAAGAAGAAATCTTGTGGATTTGCGAAGCTGCTCATGTACCCGTCATTTGGTCTACACAAGTTTTAGAAAATCTGATCAAAAACGGCACACCCTCACGAGCTGAAATCACGGACGCAGCCATGGGAGAAAGGGCGGAATGTGTCATGTTAAACAAAGGCCCTTTTATTGTCCAAGCAGTCGAAATACTTGCTGACATTCTAGAACGCATGCAACACCATCAATATAAGAAGGCTCCCCAACTCAGAGCACTCAACATTGCCATGAACGCCGCAGCTACACTTCATACTCCCAAAAATGGCTAG
- a CDS encoding M20/M25/M40 family metallo-hydrolase: MNDFGKKMLEIALKLTHISSIVGTAGEVLIAETLYQDLQELPYFQSKPELLSLSPIPGDRIGRKYVMAIVEGECISQAAIPTILCLGHIDTVGIQDYAELKEYATDSDELKKRLKTIQFNAETLVEIESPDWIFGRGMLDMKTGVAAQLVMLEHFSTRTAELTGNLVFVFVPDEEGDSAGMLAAVKAVAALAKNQNLQFLTAIDTDYTTTHYPGDDHRYVYVGTVGKLLPCFYLYGEETHVGEAFNGIDANLLASEVLYQMDYNTDLCDYADGEVTLPPVSLYQRDLKTEYSVQTTNAVTMYFNFSTHTSQPSEVLEKCRKVAQSSFDSVIVRLNDQYKKYCSLTHIPFHSLPWETKVLTYEELYQAVKGELGDEIDQIITCLSEKLLAQGVDDREFSLKIVEEVHRHYSNQNSKIIVYFAPPYYAHNYVTGKNAKEQALFDALDGAIATVKQEYSYDVVVKKFYPFISDLSFCNISKDPGNVKRLTRNMPAWGKKYRLPVEEIQSINMPVVNIGPFGKDAHKLSERLSIPYSLDAMPLILKKTIENLLIVWE, translated from the coding sequence GTGAACGATTTTGGGAAAAAAATGCTGGAAATTGCCTTGAAACTGACGCATATTTCTAGCATTGTCGGTACAGCAGGGGAAGTATTAATTGCTGAGACACTATATCAAGATTTACAGGAGCTGCCTTATTTTCAAAGCAAACCGGAATTACTCAGTTTGTCGCCTATTCCAGGTGATAGGATCGGGCGCAAATATGTTATGGCTATTGTGGAAGGAGAATGTATTTCCCAAGCTGCTATTCCGACTATTCTTTGTCTGGGACATATTGATACCGTGGGCATTCAGGATTATGCAGAACTTAAAGAGTATGCGACAGATTCAGATGAATTGAAAAAGCGGTTGAAAACCATCCAATTTAATGCGGAAACGCTAGTCGAAATTGAGTCGCCTGACTGGATTTTTGGTCGTGGCATGCTTGATATGAAAACAGGTGTTGCAGCTCAGCTTGTGATGCTGGAACATTTTTCGACGCGCACAGCAGAATTAACAGGTAATCTGGTTTTTGTATTTGTTCCTGATGAAGAGGGAGATTCAGCCGGAATGCTTGCTGCAGTTAAAGCAGTAGCGGCTCTTGCCAAAAATCAAAATCTCCAGTTCCTTACAGCTATTGATACGGATTACACGACGACACACTATCCAGGTGATGATCATCGTTATGTCTATGTTGGGACAGTAGGCAAACTTTTGCCTTGCTTTTATTTATATGGTGAAGAAACACATGTGGGGGAAGCGTTTAATGGTATTGATGCCAATTTGCTTGCTTCAGAAGTGCTTTATCAAATGGATTATAATACGGATTTATGTGACTATGCCGATGGGGAGGTGACTCTGCCACCTGTCAGCTTGTATCAAAGAGATTTGAAGACAGAGTATTCCGTGCAGACAACGAATGCCGTTACGATGTATTTTAATTTTTCCACTCATACCAGTCAACCGTCTGAGGTGTTGGAGAAATGCCGAAAGGTAGCACAGTCGTCGTTTGACAGTGTGATTGTACGTTTAAACGACCAATATAAAAAGTATTGCTCACTTACTCATATTCCCTTTCATTCCTTGCCGTGGGAAACAAAGGTACTGACATATGAAGAACTTTATCAAGCGGTGAAAGGCGAATTAGGTGATGAAATTGATCAGATTATTACCTGTTTATCCGAAAAATTATTAGCTCAAGGCGTCGATGATCGTGAATTTTCATTGAAAATTGTCGAAGAAGTTCATCGACATTATTCCAATCAAAATTCTAAAATTATTGTGTACTTTGCGCCCCCTTATTATGCTCACAACTATGTGACAGGAAAAAACGCTAAAGAACAAGCATTATTTGATGCGTTAGATGGGGCGATTGCGACTGTTAAACAGGAGTATTCCTATGATGTGGTCGTTAAGAAGTTTTATCCCTTTATTTCTGATTTGAGTTTTTGTAATATCAGTAAAGACCCTGGCAATGTTAAGCGCTTGACGCGTAATATGCCGGCATGGGGCAAAAAATATCGGCTTCCTGTCGAAGAAATTCAGTCCATTAATATGCCTGTTGTAAATATCGGGCCTTTTGGCAAGGATGCTCATAAGCTTTCTGAGCGACTCAGTATTCCCTATTCATTGGATGCTATGCCGCTGATATTGAAAAAAACCATTGAAAACCTGCTTATTGTCTGGGAGTAA
- a CDS encoding energy transducer TonB, with translation MNTQGTLSSWTKALFISIFCHSLFIFILFCLQTAPPDSQPEITELYEMDLTQSLADPSEPTANTPSDSVPPEDEQMLAINPSKTPQNEKKAQESEQNLNPPLPDIKPLDIPPNIKKNIQEPKVKKPIVKPIYPENFTPTQQPFKIILDIAVLESGQPIVIKVEQSSGNKELDNAAITAFSHWSYDPAINLDTGKPVSFFAKITLTDIDFTYPPDKNTAQQHHHP, from the coding sequence ATGAACACGCAAGGAACACTCTCTTCTTGGACAAAAGCACTTTTTATTTCTATTTTTTGTCACAGTTTGTTCATATTCATACTTTTTTGTTTGCAAACTGCCCCACCTGATTCACAGCCAGAAATAACAGAACTCTATGAAATGGATCTGACGCAATCGTTAGCAGATCCGTCCGAACCTACGGCAAACACTCCGTCTGACAGTGTCCCGCCTGAAGATGAACAGATGTTAGCAATTAATCCTTCCAAAACGCCGCAGAATGAAAAAAAAGCGCAAGAGTCCGAACAAAATCTGAATCCTCCCCTTCCTGACATCAAACCGCTCGACATCCCGCCAAACATCAAAAAAAATATACAAGAACCCAAGGTAAAAAAACCAATAGTCAAACCAATATATCCTGAAAACTTCACTCCAACCCAACAGCCTTTTAAAATTATTTTAGACATTGCTGTCTTAGAATCAGGCCAGCCTATTGTTATTAAGGTAGAACAATCCTCAGGAAACAAAGAACTAGACAACGCAGCTATTACGGCCTTTAGCCATTGGAGCTACGATCCAGCCATTAACCTTGATACAGGAAAGCCAGTTTCTTTTTTCGCAAAGATTACTTTGACAGACATTGATTTCACCTATCCACCCGATAAAAACACCGCACAACAACATCATCATCCATAG
- a CDS encoding DEAD/DEAH box helicase, with amino-acid sequence MKTFDSLGIDESVIQFLAGSGIHEPTQVQQQAIPPALTGRDIMVQAQTGTGKTLAFLLPLLKVVQVTRPFVQALVLTPTRELALQVAREATQLAKLKGMDVLAVYGGRDMDKQTKRLSGAPQIIVGTPGRILDHMEKGHLVLNGVRYLVLDEADTMLSMGFMEEVDHIITRSSPKRQTLLFSATLSQAVCMMAKQYMTNPERIEIGSATVTLPEIEQRMIETSGDEKQSILAKLILEHRPYLAIVFCLTKQRATDIASYLQSQGIECEELHGDLSQNKREQVMKRFREAKIQVLVATDIAARGLDVEGVTHVYNYDIPHDVDSYIHRIGRTGRAGEKGLAVTLVTPRDRHYVAMLTKVIRTLSVSSVSKSAAKPRGMRRRLERGKKLVGDKNHGGNNLRSRHKQKAGASAKK; translated from the coding sequence ATGAAGACATTTGATTCATTAGGAATCGATGAGTCTGTGATTCAATTTTTGGCTGGCTCAGGTATTCATGAACCAACTCAGGTACAACAGCAGGCCATTCCCCCGGCCTTGACTGGACGGGATATAATGGTGCAGGCTCAAACAGGAACAGGCAAGACATTGGCTTTTTTATTGCCTTTGTTAAAAGTAGTTCAAGTAACCCGGCCTTTCGTACAGGCCCTTGTGCTTACACCGACGCGGGAACTGGCTTTGCAGGTTGCAAGAGAAGCGACGCAATTAGCCAAGTTAAAGGGAATGGATGTTCTTGCCGTGTATGGGGGCCGGGATATGGACAAACAAACGAAACGTTTGTCTGGTGCTCCACAGATTATTGTGGGGACACCAGGTCGCATTTTGGATCATATGGAAAAAGGCCATCTTGTATTAAATGGTGTGCGTTATCTTGTACTTGATGAGGCAGATACCATGCTGAGTATGGGGTTTATGGAAGAGGTTGACCATATCATTACCCGTTCGTCACCAAAACGGCAGACTCTATTGTTTTCGGCTACCCTTTCTCAAGCTGTGTGTATGATGGCTAAACAGTATATGACAAATCCCGAGCGTATTGAAATCGGTAGTGCTACAGTGACTTTGCCGGAGATTGAGCAGCGCATGATTGAAACAAGTGGTGATGAAAAGCAGTCCATTCTAGCAAAATTAATTTTAGAACACCGTCCTTACTTGGCTATTGTTTTCTGTCTTACGAAGCAGCGTGCTACAGATATTGCGAGTTATCTTCAAAGTCAGGGCATTGAATGTGAAGAACTTCACGGCGATTTGTCACAAAACAAACGGGAGCAAGTGATGAAACGGTTTCGTGAAGCCAAGATTCAAGTGCTTGTAGCAACAGATATCGCTGCACGCGGTCTTGACGTCGAAGGGGTTACGCATGTTTATAATTATGATATTCCTCATGATGTAGATAGCTATATTCATCGGATTGGTCGTACCGGTCGAGCTGGTGAAAAAGGTCTTGCTGTGACACTTGTTACGCCGCGTGATCGACATTATGTAGCCATGCTTACGAAAGTTATTCGTACTTTGTCTGTTAGTAGTGTAAGTAAGTCGGCGGCAAAACCGCGGGGAATGCGACGGAGGCTGGAACGAGGCAAGAAATTAGTGGGAGATAAAAACCATGGCGGTAACAATTTGCGCAGTCGGCACAAGCAAAAAGCAGGCGCTAGCGCGAAAAAGTAA